From the Coffea eugenioides isolate CCC68of chromosome 1, Ceug_1.0, whole genome shotgun sequence genome, the window AAAGGAATTTACTTCTATGTTTTCTCCTAACTCACTACTACACAACAGAGAAATATTGGAAACGCCCGTTATCTGGAATTGAATAATAATTGATGACACAAgtacttcacaaaatttcacaTGGTTCTCCTTTTGTATACAGGCAGTACTCTGCAAAGATTCACAAAACATTTAGGCATTCAAACAGGAATAAGTACACAAATCTAAGCTTGAACCCAGAGGTGTCACGTGAGTATCTTATCAATCCAGTAATAAGCCCAAATTCACCATGTTCGAGCAAAGTATCTGTATGTGCATAATACTACATATATGCTAAGATGTGTTTACATATGCGTATCATATGGATAAACATGTTATCTCCTGTACAGAGATacataaatattttaaaacacCATGCATGTTTATGCTTGTTTGTGACTGTCAATACATGAACGATATGCACATGCTATTCTTACATGCAGAGATGGCAGCATACCTTGGCTTCTTTAGAAAATGTCGAAAAAGCTCATGCTCCAATTGTTCAGCTGAATATTCATTTGGATTCTTACTCTCTGCTCGCGGACTTGGATAAACACGCGTCCATGGTGGACTTGCTCTGAAGTACTTTAAGAGCTGTCATCCACAGAGATAAAAAATCAAAGCTAGATCCAATTTCTTACACAAATTAAGAGCATATGCAAACTTTGCTACATCTGCAAATACATGAATGCtagaagccaaaaaaaaaaaaatgccaggAGAGGTAGATTCCAAGACAAGCAATTCTGTGGATCTAGCTAAATGAAAAATCTCAGAGTTGTAATATATGCTGGGATACCTCAAGCAGACAGGTACCATAACACATGAACATAACATGGTACCAAAGAAACACAGCACAGCTCATTGCTGGACCAGATTTAACTTAAAAGTGCCACAgcattttatattttcaacatCTCTCTTCACGTTTTACCTTATAAGCAACACGAGACCAAGAGAACTAGATTGATAGATTTGCAACTTGCAAGCAAAAACCAGATTGACTAGCATCTTAAGTTTCTGATTGCTCTCTCTCCTTCACATCAATACCCACACGCTCAAGATACATAAAATCTTATGACCAATATAAAAAAATTCAGAATAGGAATCAAAAAATGACTACTATTAATTTAATCACAAGATTAGTGAATACGAACCTGAGGATTTCTAGAAACCCAATACATGTCACCATCAAAGTCTCCATTTGCAATTTCAGAAGCAACAGATCTCCGACCTTTCGTGGAGAAGAATATACCATATTTGGCATTGCCAATTATATCCTCCAGCTCCGGCACATAAACCGCTTCAAGGACATGGACATCCCCAAAATGCAGACCTGGATTCCTGTAAACTAAAACCTTCCCAGATACCTGACCATTATCCCTAATATACAAGAAACcagaaatatcaaaattagCATGAAGATATTATTTTGGATTCCAATCGTATATTATTCATATatgggataatatcagaaacctcccttgagatttatCTTAATATCACCCACCACCcctaaggttttaaaaatatcacttacctcccttatttttgttatttgtgtaacaaaatttttaaaagccCTAAACTACCCATTCACTTGCTAAATAACAATATTCCTAAATCACTTTGTTCACTTCAAAAAAACCATCGCCTAAAAAACAATCTCTTATAGTACTACCACATCATAATGTTATACCgcataaaaaataaatttgaaatgaaatacacTTGCACCAATTTCACTCTATATGTTTAAAACTGATTTCTTATAAACCCTTGCCCAAACTATTACATTGTaccaatcattataaaaattaactcaaaataaccaaataaatcatACCCCATTTTATCACAATTACAAAAAATGAGTAATAGAGAATGATAGAAAAAAAGGTAAGAGAAGAAAGTTACTTTTACTTTTGAGCTACAATTATTTGATATGTGAATTATGTGTCAAGTGAGGggggaggtaagtgatatttcaaAAACCTCAAGAATGCcaagtgatattaagagaaatcTCTTAAGGGAGGTTTCTAATATTATCCCTTCATATCTTTGCAAGATGAGTTGTGGACTTGCATAAAGGACCTGTTTTCACCACATTTGTTATGAGAGTCCTTAAACAAAGTTAAAGATAATGGTACTAATTCGAGTACATGGCATTCTCTCCAAACTAGTACTTCCCTTGATGCATAAAGAACGAGGATGAAATAAAATCACTTCACTTAAATATAAATCATGCAAGTGGTGAGAATAATCGAAGCCAATTAAAAGAACAGAGCATGTAAAAAGTCTACATACAGGACCACACaaacttcattttctttcaaCAAGCCTGTAGGAGTAGGATCAGCCGTTCCCATCAAGTAAAAGCTTTCACTAATAGGGATCTTTCCTTCTTTCAATAGGGTTCTTTCATTATTTGCCAACTCAGATAGACGTTTTTGTAAATGAGGCTCATTAAGAGGGATTCCAGCTAACAACAGTCTTAGAGCACCGCCAGTATCATAAAAACCTTCTTGATTTAGTGCAACTGCATTAATTAAAGCAGAGAGGGAACAACATTTAGAAAATTATCACTACATATGAGGAAAACGAAGAAAAATAACGAAAAAGTAACTAGGTTATCACTTTTTGCTGTATAGTTAAGCAAAACAACAAACTGAGGACAACAAAGATTTCAAGAAAAACAACCAAATTCAGTAACTTGTGCTTAACAAAATACTCTGTATCtgtcaaagaaaaaaagaaaagaaaaggataggTAACTTCCCAAAATTGCAAAAGTAAAAGAAGCTCTTCATAGAATGAAATATAGTATCTCAGATCACCTTTGAATGCAGCACGCTTATCTGTGAAGACAGCATTTGTCTCTTCCAACACACTTGTCACTAGATCCACAAAAAACGTCCTGGGAACGCCTCCGTAGCTCAAAAGAGCAATCAAATACTTTGATAGATGACACCTCCTCGGTCTATGACTGAAAGGCCAATAATAATAACAGTTTACAATCTCTAACAGGACACACCAAAAGCAGtacaattttttgatatttgctCCCTCCTTATGATACAATTTTTAAATTGTCCTAATATCTAACCACATTTACGATACTTCTAGCAAGTGGACCTAATTATTATAGTGATAAATAAAGAAtagataattttttgaaaaggaCAAATTTGTTTTCCACAAATTGAACTTATGTCTCGAAGCAAATTAAATCTTGATAAATAATCataaatcattttaaaaaatgCAAAGCCTTATTTAAGTGTCAAAGTTATTGCATATTATGACCCAACTGTAAGGGGAGTGGGACTTGATTATCCCACATTTGGAAGTAAGGGATTCTGGTGTGGGGTTTATATGGCCTACCTGACTGCAACAATTTCCAGCGAGTCAAATGTTTGCCCAATGGGACCTTTTCTACCTTTCCGAACCTTTATCATGGAGGGCCTAATCTGAATGGTTCCTGCTTTAAGCTGAATTTGTGGAGATGATTTTATAAGCTATGGTgacagttaaaaaaaaatacgaACAAATCAAATGCTTTGTGCAGTAAACATACTCAGTTTAGCAAAACTACAGAGCATTTAGATACATCTTTTGCAATAAGAATATTCACATGGAAAGACGGTATGCTACCGTTTTATTTACAAGAAGAGTTCCCTTAACAGCAAGACCTTGACTGAAGAGACGACACTGCATCAACAGAGGCTGGAAGAAAACCAAAAATATTAAAGGAAAAACTTCTAAAGATCTTAAAAACATCAGCTGAGATGCTTCCAGACATCCATTCATAAaatttaatagaaaaaattaaGATCTGTGCCCGTACCGGGTCCCTATTCCCAGCTTCTGTACCTCTCACTTCAAATGGCGCATCCACGAATCCGACAAAATTGTGAAACTTCTACATGCAGAATAAACAGTTAGAAAATTATATTGAACAATTcagccataaaaaaaaaaagacagtaCACAAGATGATTTAGCAGATTATTTATCTATCAATAAAATGACAGCCAACTAGGTGAGCATTAATTTTGATTTGTTCAGGTAGTGAATGTTTATCTCCATTTTATGGGTGTACTGCAAGAATATGGACATGCATATGAAATGTTCTGAGCCCAATTTAAGATAAATGCTAACCCACACTTTGCAGTAGATCcctttgttggaatatttgactCCAAAGTACATCTCAAATTGAGTCAAAACGTGGGAGAAATTTGCGCAGAAGACAATGTTTACATTTGTGATAGAAACTACAACTAGTGCCATCTCTGAGATCATGTTTGTCATGTTAATATGGAGTATACACTCCCGACCTGGTGAATACAAATAACTTAAATTTATCCTAAAAGTACAGGGTTCAAGAAGTGCCACTATACTGCAACATGGAACCTTAAAAAACAGAAATGCAATCAACAGTAACATGTAAAGAAAATTGTCATGTAGTCATGATATTTTAGGACTCAGCAATGGGGGCAAAAGTAGAAAGCTCCACAGCTTTTTTTATTAAGGAGAGGAAGGATGATGGTATCAGACAGGTTTTTCCTCTATCACAACTATGAATTATATGTATAGCAAAATGGACCTTTAAGTTAATACAAAATCTCAAAACAAAATCTGATTTAGTTCTCTACATATGTCAACTGAAACCATCATGGCACATGTTCTTTGACACTTGGAACTTTTATCAATgcaattgaaagtgaaaacttgGCGTTTCAAAGAACTTTGTTCTCACCTGAAAATCCTTGTCCTTTATGTATTTTGCTCTACCAAAATCTTGCGGACACTTCAGTGCTAAATCTTCGGAGATAAAACCAGTTCCATCTGTATGTATAAGAGGTCCTCCATTATCATCTTTGATAGGCTGATTATTCCCATCCTACAGTAGAGTGGATAATAGAGCAAGAACATGTCCACTATGAgaggaagaaggaaattgcttcTAGCTGAGGAAGGAAGTGAAAACGACAAGGAAAAGAAGCAAAGGTCATACATGGCATTCTGTATCTTGAATTGTATCAATGACAACAGAAGAAAGATCCACTGGAAGTTTTATCGTCTTTGACAAGATCAGGGAAAACCTGCACTTAGAACAAGTACAGAACATTTACCACTCGTACAAGTCTTAGATATGGACATCCACATTAACAATAGAAGTATCACCTTGCTATGTATTTTGCCATGCTAGAAACCATGTTCACATCCATAAATAGGCGCCTTGCTTCATTTACTTCCAGTGAAGATAAAAGGTATGGCTCATCAGTGCTAGAAGTAGCAATAGAGTCAAATCGAACGAAGTAGCACTTGGGAAAAGCAGAAAGAGGAGTTTCATTCTTCTccaatcctttttttttcttcttggcATCTTTGCATTCATCTTTAAAAGCTGCAAAATTAACAACAAAGAAATCATCACATGACTGCACAAGATACTGCCTACTTTTAGTAAAACAATCTGTACAAGAACAAACCAAAAGCTTAACATGAGGGAAATGGGATGAAAGTGCCAACAGCCAATTAGATAGATGTCATATTATGTGCAAGCTGTTACCATATGCCAAACCTGTAATTAGAATCCTTATAAGTGAAACAAACAAAGTTGCGACCAATTGCTGTTGACCAAGAACAGATGATCATTTTCTTATTGAAAAATGGCAAACAAGCTAGTGTACGAGAGAAAGAGGTTATCTAGAAGGATAGTTGCAGCCTGGAATGCAATAGTAAAACCTCGTAGAACGATTCATGCACTCTGTTCAAGTGTCATAACCATGTACAGCATGACATCTACAAACGAGCAAAAAAAAGAGTTTAAATGATGACAACAATAACAAGGTTGCTCAATTAAgtcttttcttttgcattcttACCCAAATATTGACCTAGTAGGCCAGTGCTTTCATTAAATAATGCCAGCTTAAAGCAGAACCTTGGTACAATTGGAAGAAACTTGAAAAAAATGTCAGGTTAATCTTGATGTAATTGGCAGGACCAAGGTAAGGCTGTATGAGGCAATAGACTATGTTGTTGCTGACAGGAAATAACTCAAGTACAGACGACtcaaagaaatgcaaaagataGCAAGTTTAGCAATGCATCTAAAGAAGTTATAGCTGTCTAGAACAAAGAATATAAAAGCAATTCCAAGCAATTATGTTTTGGGAAATGGAAAATCAAGATGAAACAATTGAACGTCTTCCAATTAGGGAAAGGAGTGGAAACCAACCGAAAAAGCGGTAGCGCCTCAAACCAACAATAATCCCATCCTCAATGATCCTGTCAGAATTACATTTGCCATTATCAACAAACCTGACAATCAACACGTTGTCATCTCCTAACGCTCTTTGAAGGTGAGTTCTTATGGTCTTTAAGTAAGGTCCCTGAGAAAATGCAATCTGTTATGTAGCATTTGGCCAAATTCTACAAATGATACTCAAACTGAGTATCAGCATTTGTTCAAATTCTACAATAACGTACACAGGTTATTAAACTAGTGAATAAAGTAAAGTCAAAATGAGAGCTAACGAAACTACATGGTCATAAAAACATGTAGTATTATCTAGGTAGAGATAACTACTAACGAAGGGGAAAAAACAACTACAGAAGGATGTGGGGAAAGATGATTTGGTAGCCAGTTGGAAACTTGGACCAGTTCAGAAAACTCTGTTCACCCATTTTATTTTCAACCTTCTAGCTAATGATTACTTTGTTTACAGTACAAGGACAATTTGGAAATACTAAAAACTCAGTATCTTTCTAAAACCTAATATTCTTCACGATATATAAAGTAAAATTACACTACTATAAGAAAGCCTCGCCTCGGTTAGCATGCCAAGATACACCAACCATGATGAAGAGATCACCTTCTACACTACTTGAACAGCTTCAAGTCATGATAATTGCAGTATATTACAAATGCCTGAGGCTCTTGCAAAATTCAAATCttttcaaaatacaaaaaaatgaaCACCTGATGTATCTTCCTTCACTATTCTCACACAAACCTTGAAACAATAACTTCCATCTTGATAAACGTGACAATAGTAAAAATGCGTCTTCCCAGAGTCCCAATCGATGACCTACAAGACAAAAGATGATGGATTGAAAGTTCATAAATATTACTTTATCATTTTGTCATATTATGCTCTAACCAAACGTTGTTGGTTAATTAACATTTCAGTAAATCAACACTTTCACTTTTCATATAGAACTCTGGACCATAATATAATTCAAAGTTTAGAAAAGGGAAAGCAAAAGGGGTGGGTTGAACAAAAAAAGGAAGCATGCAGAAGAAATGCCTGCCAATTATGACTCTCAACGAGAAAGGTGGCTCTAACAGGGAAAAAAGCAGGACAATCATATACAAAAGAAAACTAATATCAGAAAGACTGAATGTGATTTTAACCTCTATTCTATCTGACGGAGCACATAACTGTTTTCCACACATATCCCAAATGCAAGACTCGTAAACCCCCATTGGGAGATTTTTCATTTCTAAAATCTTATTGGCATTGTCGGTAGTTATAACCTCTTCCAACTTGCTCCTGCAAAAAGAACTGGCTCGGTTAAAGAAATGGCCAACAATAGACCAGACTTGACATGTGGATGAAGAACAGGACTAACCTCCCAATGTAAGAGTACAATAGAAAGAACTTTCTGAACTCAAGTTGACTAAGGACCGTCAACTGGTAGCTGCTTTCATTGAGGACTTTAAAATGATAACCGATATCCTGGGTGCTTGTGCTCTCTTCAACGCCAGGTTCACAACAAAACATTGACTTGTGAGTAGTCTGTGAAGGGCTTGCACTCTCAGGATGCGGTAAGGGAGAGCTCATATTCTGCTTTGACATCGGAGAACAAGGGCTTTCATCACCTGCATTGCAGTACAAACGTCCAAGCCCATCACGAATCATAGGGACAACAAATTAGTAAAATGAATGCAACAAAAATTCGAGAAAAAGAATAAACTATTAAAAAATACAGTCTCGTTAATACTTATTCTCTTGTCTAGAAGCTCACTTACATTAAGCAACAGATATTTTCTTGGGGAAGAAAAAGCTGATCCTGTCATAAGAACCACTAGCGCCGCAACGCCggcctttttgtttttttctgggggtgattttttttttggggggggggggggtgggcgCACGttgaaaaatgaggaaaaaaagaaacggagatgaagaaagaaagCCAACGTTGGAAACAAATACATAATAATGTATAtcaaagaacaaaaagaaaaacagtcCAGATGAATAATTGCAACGGCAAGAAGGACCAACCAAAACACCCGCAGTAGTAAATCAATACTCCAGCGTGCAGTAAATTATGGAAGAACTGAAGTAGTAGGAGTAAGAAGAAAAGGAGGTACTCGTACATTGGGAAAAACAAGTGGGAGGAGGCGGAGGAAAATGCAGAGCACGCTTAGGAGGGGAAGAGCAGGCGTGAAGTTGGGGTGGCGGCGTGCGCGGGGAGGGAGGAGAAGAGGACTGGCGAATGGGACTTTGAGGGCTGTCGGCGAACCAGGTAATGTAGCGACTGAGATCAGTCCGGATGGGCTGCTTGGAGTAATATATCCTCCTCACAATTTCGTAAGCTTTTTCTTCGCCAATATCAAAANNNNNNNNNNNNNNNNNNNNNNNNNNNNNNNNNNNNNNNNNNNNNNNNNNNNNNNNNNNNNNNNNNNNNNNNNNNNNNNNNNNNNNNNNNNNNNNNNNNNNNNNNNNNNNNNNNNNNNNNNNNNNNNNNNNNNNNNNNNNNNNNNNNNNNNNNNNNNNNNNNNNNNNNNNNNNNNNNNNNNNNNNNNNNNNNNNNNNNNNNNNNNNNNNNNNNNNNNNNNNNNNNNNNNNNNNNNNNNNNNNNNNNNNNNNNNNNNNNNNNNNNNNNNNNNNNNNNNNNNNNNNNNNNNNNNNNNNNNNNNNNNNNNNNNNNNNNNNNNNNNNNNNNNNNNNNNNNNNNNNNNNNNNNNNNNNNNNNNNNNNNNNNNNNNNNNNNNNNNNNNNNNNNNNNNNNNNNNNNNNNNNNNNNNNNNNNNNNNNNNNNNNNNNNNNNNNNNNNNNNNNNNNNNNNNNNNNNNNNNNNNNNNNNNNNNNNNNNNNNNNNNNNNNNNNNNNNNNNNNNNNNNNNNNNNNNNNNNNNNNNNNNNNNNNNNNNNNNNNNNNNNNNNNNNNNNNNNNNNNNNNNNNNNNNNNNNNNNNNNNNNNNNNNNNNNNNNNNNNNNNNNNNNNNNNNNNNNNNNNNNNNNNNNNNNNNNNNNNNNNNNNNNNNNNNNNNNNNNNNNNNNNNNNNNNNNNNNNNNNNNNNNNNNNNNNNNNNNNNNNNNNNNNNNNNNNNNNNNNNNNNNNNNNNNNNNNNNNNNNNNNNNNNNNNNNNNNNNNNNNNNNNNNNNNNNNNNNNNNNNNNNNNNNNNNNNNNNNNNNNNNNNNNNNNNNNNNNNNNNNNNNNNNNNNNNNNNNNNNNNNNNNNNNNNNNNNNNNNNNNNNNNNNNNNNNNNNNNNNNNNNNNNNNNNNNNNNNNNNNNNNNNNNNNNNNNNNNNNNNNNNNNNNNNNNNNNNNNNNNNNNNNNNNNNNNNNNNNNNNNNNNNNNNNNNNNNNNNNNNNNNNNNNNNNNNNNNNNNNNGGGTCGATGAGACCTCAACTGATTCCCCCCTCCACCAGTACCGCCTCAAGGAAGAACCAACTGTTAATCTGAAGGCGCGGCCCTATGATTTTTTGAAAGCTCTTTTCTTCCACCTCTCCTAGAGAGAGGTCGACTAGAGCATCGTGTGGCCTTCACCTCTTCGGGACGAAGATGAAATTATTCTTCCaccttttaattgaagttggaGCGTCTTCCACTAATTTAGGAATACTTGTATTCCTGTTGCCGAAGTAAAATAAGTCCTTTTCACTTTCACTATTTTTGATTGTGTAACATTAGCGAAAGAGGTTGACTGTGGGGTCACTCCATATTCTCGGCACAACATCTCGAATCCAATGAGGATTAAGATAAAGTTAGGGACCAACTGGGTGATCCTCACCCCCCATACCTGAGGTTATCTCGAAAAAACCTCATAGGGGGCATTCTCAACTTGGCTTCCAATTGATCTATGTAAACGGCTACCCTAGACTCTAGGGGCACTTTGGCAGACCGGTCCGCTCTGGGGGGATAGATGTTGTAGCCTTGTCGAAAAAAATACTTTCGTATGAGAGCTTCCGCCTCATCTATCCCAACAGTGCTCCTGAAAAGAGGGAGTAGGTCGAAATCTATTCTGGTGAGGTCCGGTGGGCTCTAATACCCCCTCATCTCGGGGTACCTTGGATCTGA encodes:
- the LOC113783804 gene encoding probable RNA-dependent RNA polymerase 5, yielding MSKQNMSSPLPHPESASPSQTTHKSMFCCEPGVEESTSTQDIGYHFKVLNESSYQLTVLSQLEFRKFFLLYSYIGRSKLEEVITTDNANKILEMKNLPMGVYESCIWDMCGKQLCAPSDRIEVIDWDSGKTHFYYCHVYQDGSYCFKGPYLKTIRTHLQRALGDDNVLIVRFVDNGKCNSDRIIEDGIIVGLRRYRFFAFKDECKDAKKKKKGLEKNETPLSAFPKCYFVRFDSIATSSTDEPYLLSSLEVNEARRLFMDVNMVSSMAKYIARFSLILSKTIKLPVDLSSVVIDTIQDTECHDGNNQPIKDDNGGPLIHTDGTGFISEDLALKCPQDFGRAKYIKDKDFQKFHNFVGFVDAPFEVRGTEAGNRDPPLLMQCRLFSQGLAVKGTLLVNKTLKAGTIQIRPSMIKVRKGRKGPIGQTFDSLEIVAVSHRPRRCHLSKYLIALLSYGGVPRTFFVDLVTSVLEETNAVFTDKRAAFKVALNQEGFYDTGGALRLLLAGIPLNEPHLQKRLSELANNERTLLKEGKIPISESFYLMGTADPTPTGLLKENEVCVVLDNGQVSGKVLVYRNPGLHFGDVHVLEAVYVPELEDIIGNAKYGIFFSTKGRRSVASEIANGDFDGDMYWVSRNPQLLKYFRASPPWTRVYPSPRAESKNPNEYSAEQLEHELFRHFLKKPSYNMAVAADSWLAFMDRLLILGDDNAKEKHALKENMLKLIDIYYDALDAPKRGTKVIVPEELKAERFPHYMGKDGSYRSSSVLGDIYDRAEAFQSEQRCIDIEKLPCFDVEVPQNYLSSWRRRYNEYRKEMTVAMQKDDESRNDAADDVIKKYKRLLYEAAEFEESQKDVQEIHKEALALYQVTYEYAISTKDAGKCGFAWKAAGSALLNYFATGRNERLVPVSPSALRELLT